One Aphelocoma coerulescens isolate FSJ_1873_10779 chromosome 6, UR_Acoe_1.0, whole genome shotgun sequence DNA window includes the following coding sequences:
- the RUFY2 gene encoding RUN and FYVE domain-containing protein 2 isoform X6, whose translation MIVKSSVKDPTAVERANLLNMAKLSIKGLIESALSFGRTLDSDYPPLQQFFVVMEHCLKHGLKVRKSFLSYNKTIWGPLELVEKLYPEAEEIAASVRDLPGLKTPLGRARAWLRLALMQKKMADYLRCLIIQRDLLSEFYEYHALMMEEEGAVIVGLLVGLNVIDANLCVKGEDLDSQVGVIDFSVYLKSDDDIGGKERNVQIAAILDQKNYVEELNRQLNSTVSSLHARVDSLEKSNTKLIEELAIAKNNIIKLQEENHQLRSENTLILMKTQHHLEATKVDVEAELQTYKHSRQGLDEMYNEARRQLREEAQLRQDMENELVVQVSMKHEIELAMKLLEKDIHEKQDTLIGLRQQLDEVKAINVEMYQKLQVSEDAMKEKNEIISRLEDKTNQINATMKQLEQSDKDLLTQTRTIAMSFVKCASNEAQHQYKLVKDISF comes from the exons ATGATTGTAAAAAGCT CTGTAAAGGACCCTACAGCTGTAGAAAGAGCAAATTTATTGAACATGGCTAAACTGAGTATCAAAGGACTCATTGAATCAGCATTGAGCTTTGGGCGCACTCTGGATTCTGACTACCCACCTTTGCAGCAGTTCTTTGTTGTCATGGAGCACTGCCTGAAGCATGGCCTGAAAG taAGAAAATCCTTTCTAAGTTACAATAAAACCATCTGGGGTCCTCTGGAACTTGTGGAGAAATTATATCCAGAAGCTGAGGAAATAGCAGCAAGTGTCAGAGATTTGCCTGGCCTTAA GACACCGCTGGGCCGTGCCCGGGCCTGGTTACGGTTAGCACtgatgcagaagaaaatggCAGATTATCTTCGCTGTTTAATCATTCAGAGAGATCTCCTCAG TGAGTTTTATGAGTATCACGCACTAATGATGGAGGAAGAAGGAGCAGTTATTGTTGGGCTGTTAGTTGGGCTAAATGTGATTGATGCCAACCTGTGTGTGAAGGGAGAAGATCTGGATTCACAA GTTGGGGTGATCGATTTCTCTGTGTATTTGAAGAGTGATGATGACATTGGGGGTAAAGAAAG AAATGTACAGATTGCTGCAATATTGGACCAAAAGAATTATGTTGAGGAACTAAACAGGCAACTGAA tagCACAGTTAGCAGTCTACATGCAAGAGTTGACTCACTGGAGAAGTCAAACACTAAACTGATTGAAGAG ttaGCAATAGCCAAAAACAATATAATTAAACTTCAGGAAGAAAACCATCAATTAAGGAGTGAAAATACTCTGATTTTAATGAAGACGCAGCATCATCTAGAG GCAACTAAAGTGGATGTTGAAGCAGAGCTTCAGACATACAAGCACTCGAGGCAGGGCTTGGATGAGATGTACAATGAAGCACGCAGGCAGCTCCGGGAGGAGGCACAGCTGCGACAG GATATGGAGAATGAGCTAGTGGTTCAAGTTAGTATGAAACACGAGATAGAGCTTGCTATGAAGTTGCTGGAGAAAGATATCCATGAGAAGCAGGACACCCTCATTGGCCTGCGGCAGCAGCTTGATGAAGTTAAAGCAATTAACGTGGAAATGTACCAAAAGCTGCAG GTTTCTGAAGATgctatgaaagaaaagaatgaaataatTAGTCGGTTAGAGGATAAGACCAATCAAATTAATGCAACTATGAAACAACTAGAACAAAG